In a genomic window of Pseudoliparis swirei isolate HS2019 ecotype Mariana Trench chromosome 20, NWPU_hadal_v1, whole genome shotgun sequence:
- the LOC130211148 gene encoding cuticle collagen 2-like: MEQVLHRDQTYCVPGRSMVDNVHLIRDVLEVSSSLAVGGCSGADAERPPGPGLPAGSAFRPGGEEAPGAVEAEADRIGEEPPQRLQPAESRAGPCRPLPKHLPQPGARGTHRPPAENEPPRKLHTEQSRQEDFVF, translated from the exons atggagcaggtcctccatcgggaccagacctactgtgtgcccggcaggtccatggtggacaacgtccacctcattcgggacgttttggaggtctccagctcgttgg cagttggtggatgcagtggggccgacgctgagcgaccccccggccctgggctccctgctgggtctgcattccgaccgggtggcgaggaggctcctggagctgtggaggcagaggctgaccggattggagaggagcctcctcaacgactacagccagcggagagcagagccggaccctgcagaccccttcccaaacatctccctcagcccggggctagggggactcaccggccccctgctgagaacgagccacccagaaaactgcacactgaacaaagcagacaagaagactttgtattttaa